The Cloeon dipterum chromosome 3, ieCloDipt1.1, whole genome shotgun sequence genome includes a region encoding these proteins:
- the LOC135941188 gene encoding protein argonaute-2-like, with protein sequence MVKKKKLLKVKTKKEESGTASSASNQGSESDLAGAVGGMRIGDNQGEASSSSALSPEQALGGTRRLSAASSRSSLMSPTSATSDDSSSRSSAQSVLSPASTSSAYSHAGLRGVAGSVGAGSESDGAWGPVNSPLEGAISPDVSQKTAKIIAKENFLFRRRIFNETKEKQETTDPDYVAYVNHFEITINPKVKIYMYDVRMNIFRDDRTEGKECPSKFRRDALKEFLIQQSITKFPAYDGSHMLYCSAKLSENKTELSDVVHVEEILPGNLTKTIGIKVVVKECQKPSSVQIGDIIEYAKIPSIFNGKTYPQKPIQALEVILLSAGLERDNTFKVGRSIFKVPADRPEPQGLTGGAEHWSGLFQTIAVGEMPYNSIKSKCQPQFFLCLDAAHCAFRKPQPVTELKKITALQDFLRGAKIQYEVRTPNVSLTRLLNATGLGRAPNKTECVFT encoded by the exons ATGgtgaagaaaaagaagcttCTCAAGGTTAAAACCAAGAAGGAAGAAAGTG GTACGGCTTCCTCTGCAAGCAATCAGGGCAGTGAATCCGACCTTGCCGGTGCGGTGGGAGGTATGAGAATTGGTGACAATCAAGGCGAGGCTTCCTCCTCATCGGCCTTGTCCCCTGAACAAGCGCTAGGTGGTACCCGTCGCTTGAGTGCTGCCTCTAGTAGATCAAGCCTCATGAGTCCGACGTCAGCCACCAGTGACGATTCGTCGTCAAGAAGCAGCGCCCAATCAGTGCTGAGTCCGGCCTCCACTTCCAGCGCTTACAG CCATGCTGGACTTAGAGGAGTAGCAGGTTCAGTTGGTGCTGGAAGTGAGTCTGACGGTGCATGGGGGCCTGTGAATTCTCCTCTAGAAGGCGCTATCAGTCCCGATGTCTCTCAAAAAACCGCCAAAAT AATTGccaaggaaaattttttgtttagaagAAGGATATTCAATGAGACGAAGGAAAAGCAGGAAACAACTGATCCAGATTATGTGGCGTACGTGAACCACTTCGAAATCACCATAAATCCAAAGGTCAAAATCTACATGTATGATGTcaggatgaatatttttcgtgATGACCGTACAGAAGGCAAAGAATGCCCCAGCAAATTCCGCAG GGATGCTTTAAAGGAATTTCTTATACAGCAGTCTATTACAAAGTTTCCTGCGTATGACGGCAGCCATATGTTGTACTGCAGCGCGAAATTGTCAGAGAATAAGACGGAG ttaagtGATGTTGTCCACGTTGAAGAGATTTTGCCTGGAAACTTAACCAAGACCATAGGAATCAAAGTCGTGGTGAAAGAATGCCAGAAGCCTTCAAGTGTGCAAATTGGTGATATCATTGAGTACGCcaaaattccatcaatattcaatgGCAAGACTTATCCTCAAAAACCTATTCAAGCGCTTGAAGTGATTCTTCTCAGCGCTGGACTGGAGAG AGACAATACGTTCAAAGTCGGGCGAAGCATTTTCAAGGTTCCTGCTGACAGACCCGAACCACAAGGTCTTACAGGTGGGGCCGAGCACTGGTCAGGCCTTTTCCAAACTATTGCTGTTGGTGAAATGCCCTACAATAGCATTAAATCAAAATGTCAGCCCCAATTCTTCCTGTGCTTGGATG CTGCTCACTGTGCTTTCCGGAAGCCGCAACCAGTGACCGAATTGAAAAAGATTACTGCACTCCAAGACTTCTTGAGAG